In Hahella sp. KA22, one genomic interval encodes:
- a CDS encoding sigma-54 dependent transcriptional regulator, protein MKKRILLIEDSQSLASLYQSYLEAGGYMIVTVETGRDAIVQILREPPDVVLLDLKLPDMDGMDILRRIQQDDLPCTVIVMTAHGSIDIAVNAMQYGAFDFLVKPFDARRLQVTVKNALANNNLVKEVQGYREQFARRHYEGFIGESLPMQGVYRIIDCAAPSNATVFITGESGVGKEVCAEAIHNRSPRKQGPFVPLNCGAIPKDLMESEIFGHVKGAYTGALNNRDGAATQAHRGTLFLDEICEMDLELQTKLLRFIQTGTFQRVGGSQQETVDVRFVCATNRDPLKEVQAGRFREDLYYRLHVIPIYLPPLRERETDIKLLMESFLREYAKQEKKRFTRFTPEAVNIMMAHHWPGNVRELQNVIRNIVVLNNDEAVTPDMIPFHTASMASPLLQRPSAPHLEQPVSPEAGQEDFPIKPLWLIEKEAIEQAITYCGGNIPKAAAMLDVSASTIYRKKEKWEQEL, encoded by the coding sequence GTGAAGAAACGGATATTGTTGATCGAAGACAGCCAGTCCCTGGCGTCCCTGTATCAAAGCTACCTGGAAGCGGGCGGTTATATGATCGTCACGGTGGAAACCGGTCGCGACGCCATCGTGCAAATTCTGCGAGAGCCACCGGACGTGGTGCTGCTGGACCTCAAGCTGCCGGACATGGACGGCATGGATATTCTCAGGCGCATCCAGCAGGATGACCTGCCCTGTACGGTGATCGTCATGACCGCGCACGGCTCCATCGACATCGCCGTTAACGCCATGCAATACGGAGCCTTCGATTTTCTGGTGAAACCTTTCGACGCCCGCCGCCTGCAGGTCACCGTGAAGAACGCGCTGGCCAATAATAATCTGGTGAAGGAGGTGCAAGGCTATCGGGAGCAGTTCGCACGCCGTCACTATGAAGGCTTCATCGGCGAGTCCCTGCCCATGCAGGGGGTGTATCGCATCATCGACTGCGCCGCCCCCAGCAACGCAACGGTATTCATCACTGGCGAAAGCGGCGTCGGCAAAGAAGTGTGCGCCGAAGCGATCCACAACCGCAGTCCTCGCAAGCAAGGGCCTTTCGTCCCCTTGAACTGCGGAGCCATTCCCAAAGACCTGATGGAAAGCGAGATATTCGGCCACGTCAAAGGCGCCTACACTGGCGCGCTGAACAACCGCGACGGCGCCGCCACTCAAGCCCACCGCGGCACCCTGTTTCTGGACGAAATCTGCGAGATGGACCTGGAGCTGCAAACCAAATTGCTACGCTTTATTCAAACCGGGACCTTTCAACGGGTCGGCGGCTCACAGCAGGAAACCGTGGACGTCAGATTCGTATGCGCCACCAACCGTGATCCTTTAAAGGAGGTGCAGGCGGGACGTTTCCGTGAAGACCTGTATTACCGGCTCCACGTCATTCCTATCTATCTGCCGCCGCTCAGAGAGCGGGAAACCGACATCAAACTGCTGATGGAAAGCTTTCTGCGGGAATACGCCAAACAGGAAAAAAAACGCTTCACCCGCTTCACGCCAGAGGCGGTTAATATCATGATGGCCCACCACTGGCCGGGCAATGTCCGAGAATTACAGAACGTCATCCGCAACATTGTGGTGCTTAACAACGATGAAGCCGTCACGCCGGACATGATCCCCTTTCACACCGCTTCAATGGCGTCGCCATTACTGCAACGTCCCTCCGCCCCGCACCTCGAACAGCCCGTATCCCCCGAGGCAGGACAGGAAGACTTCCCCATCAAACCACTGTGGCTCATTGAAAAAGAAGCCATCGAACAAGCCATCACATACTGCGGCGGCAACATCCCCAAAGCTGCAGCAATGCTGGACGTCAGCGCCTCCACGATCTATCGCAAAAAGGAAAAGTGGGAGCAGGAACTGTAA
- a CDS encoding YcjF family protein, which produces MAATATKEDTTETEVNVEERLAGVRAMTRKYVLGSMGIGLVPIPVVDFAGLTALQLKMLHSMSKTYEIKFSQDIGKSLIASLVGSAAPVPIGMSLASLTKVIPVIGTVLGSTSVAIMAGASTYALARVFIQHFESGGNFLNFDPEAVRAFYAEELEKGKAYAENLGKDDKTAKTATAKA; this is translated from the coding sequence ATGGCTGCAACAGCAACTAAAGAAGACACAACAGAAACGGAAGTGAATGTAGAAGAGCGTTTGGCGGGCGTGCGCGCAATGACCAGAAAGTACGTGCTGGGGTCAATGGGCATAGGGCTGGTGCCGATTCCTGTAGTTGATTTCGCCGGTTTGACGGCGCTGCAGTTGAAAATGCTGCACAGCATGTCAAAGACTTATGAGATCAAATTCTCCCAGGACATCGGCAAGTCATTGATTGCTTCTCTGGTCGGCTCTGCGGCTCCCGTTCCTATCGGTATGAGCCTGGCCAGCCTGACCAAGGTGATTCCGGTCATCGGCACAGTGTTGGGCTCCACCAGCGTGGCGATTATGGCGGGCGCCTCTACTTATGCGCTGGCGCGGGTGTTCATCCAGCACTTTGAGTCCGGCGGCAACTTCCTGAACTTCGACCCTGAAGCGGTGCGCGCGTTCTACGCGGAAGAACTGGAGAAGGGCAAGGCCTACGCGGAAAATCTCGGCAAAGACGACAAGACCGCTAAAACGGCTACCGCCAAGGCGTAA
- a CDS encoding DUF481 domain-containing protein, which produces MESSSGVASLSVVFPVLALMFSPFVAADESASTSTANTSTQSAQDKTPSVQDKTKSPLRKMLNMPDALTIGASASITSSKGQTDYDSRTYVLEASWTTTKNIISTYNQIQRSETGSQVLSDKKSSDNFWQYNFSERYYLLAGYRYSSDEIQLVDREHEVFLAPGFYPYRSQTCRLSTAAGAVYLSQDYSQTAILAGEDAHEESWRYGAYEAFDCALMGGALSLSQSVIYSQNKEDSDDYRYRSMIGASVPMAYGLSVSVSYNLSYDNQPKFGVDKKQADLTTALSYKF; this is translated from the coding sequence ATGGAAAGTTCCTCCGGCGTCGCCTCTCTGTCTGTCGTTTTCCCTGTCCTCGCCCTGATGTTTTCGCCTTTCGTCGCCGCTGACGAGTCCGCCTCAACATCCACAGCGAATACATCAACCCAGTCCGCTCAGGATAAAACCCCCTCCGTCCAGGACAAAACCAAGTCGCCATTGCGCAAGATGCTGAACATGCCGGACGCGCTGACCATCGGCGCCTCCGCCAGCATCACTTCCAGTAAAGGACAGACCGATTACGACAGTCGCACCTATGTGCTGGAAGCCAGTTGGACCACGACCAAAAACATTATTTCGACCTATAACCAGATCCAGCGCAGCGAGACCGGTTCTCAGGTGTTATCGGACAAGAAAAGCAGCGACAACTTCTGGCAATACAATTTCTCTGAGCGCTATTACCTGCTGGCGGGCTACCGTTATTCCTCTGATGAAATACAACTGGTGGACAGAGAACATGAGGTGTTTCTGGCGCCGGGATTCTATCCCTACCGCTCTCAGACCTGTCGGCTGAGCACGGCGGCGGGCGCGGTGTACCTGTCCCAGGACTACTCGCAAACCGCCATCCTGGCGGGTGAAGATGCGCACGAAGAAAGCTGGCGCTACGGCGCCTACGAAGCTTTTGACTGCGCGTTGATGGGCGGAGCGCTGAGCTTGTCCCAGAGTGTGATTTACTCGCAGAATAAAGAAGACAGCGACGATTATCGTTACCGCTCCATGATCGGCGCCTCCGTTCCCATGGCGTATGGACTTTCTGTCAGCGTCAGCTACAACTTGAGTTACGACAACCAGCCCAAGTTCGGCGTGGATAAGAAACAGGCGGACCTCACCACGGCGCTGTCTTATAAGTTTTGA
- a CDS encoding diguanylate cyclase domain-containing protein, whose translation MRLANLWKLPLPHLLAETDQNGDWIKCNARWSQYSGLSATSSTGMRWIEVIHQDDISAVQRGWRIGIEAKSHFELTMRLQRASDASYRWHVCHIVPLADEQGDIPGWLVSFTDIHGGKSQQEGDHSSVAKLQSEREVLATSNDYLLEVLREYRETEIRLEKATEKLNQIVETQSHLSQAEIDMAAFTQLVTEKMLTVTPATGAFIESIEGEEMVYQAASGAARQFEGMRLNLLNSLSGLCVIDRKALIAEDTANDSRVNHEACKKIAAASMVVTPLYEDGNVVGVLKIISDTPYAFDDNDLKTLEMMAGLIGAAIGRKIRLQEKEDLLEAKSLTLMQLEQEVEQRKRIEERLKANEMRTRRIIESSHEAFVAMDAGGFITDWNLKAEETFGWTATEAIGRKLSDLIIPPGLRERHETGMRKFIATGQGIVLGKRLELLALNIKGEKIPVEITISAISVREKWQFYAFLHDISERKQTEQKLRHLAQYDSLTSLPNRALFYDRLNQALARAHRNEAQFALMYLDIDRFKSINDTHGHGVGDELLTAFSNRIQLIIRESDTLARLGGDEFVIIAENIGDQGDAEHIAQKILWAMKQAFQLNKLSIQVGTSIGVALLPAHDVSADDLVRMADKALYSAKEAGRNTYKVYEAATQAAEKPHH comes from the coding sequence ATGCGACTAGCCAACTTATGGAAGCTACCGCTTCCCCATCTTCTCGCCGAGACAGATCAGAACGGCGATTGGATTAAATGCAACGCACGATGGAGCCAGTACTCTGGACTCTCTGCGACCAGCTCTACCGGTATGCGATGGATCGAAGTCATCCACCAGGACGATATCTCGGCAGTTCAAAGAGGATGGCGAATCGGCATCGAAGCCAAAAGCCATTTCGAATTGACGATGCGCCTGCAGCGCGCTTCCGACGCATCTTATCGATGGCATGTTTGTCATATCGTCCCTCTCGCCGATGAGCAGGGCGACATCCCTGGCTGGCTCGTTTCTTTCACGGATATTCATGGCGGCAAATCGCAACAAGAGGGTGATCACTCCTCCGTCGCCAAGTTACAGAGTGAAAGAGAAGTACTGGCGACCTCCAATGACTATCTGCTCGAAGTATTGCGGGAGTATCGCGAAACAGAAATCAGGCTGGAAAAAGCGACTGAAAAGCTGAACCAAATCGTTGAAACCCAGTCTCACCTGTCTCAGGCAGAAATAGACATGGCCGCCTTTACCCAGCTTGTGACCGAAAAAATGCTGACTGTCACTCCCGCTACTGGGGCCTTTATCGAATCGATAGAAGGCGAAGAGATGGTTTATCAAGCCGCCAGCGGCGCCGCTCGCCAGTTCGAAGGCATGAGACTGAATTTACTCAACAGCCTTTCCGGTCTCTGCGTCATTGACCGCAAAGCCCTTATCGCCGAAGACACCGCCAATGACTCCAGGGTGAATCATGAAGCGTGCAAAAAAATCGCAGCGGCTTCAATGGTGGTTACCCCGCTCTATGAAGATGGCAATGTGGTGGGCGTACTCAAAATTATTTCCGACACGCCCTATGCGTTTGACGATAATGATCTGAAAACGTTGGAAATGATGGCCGGCCTCATTGGCGCAGCCATTGGCCGCAAAATCAGGCTGCAGGAAAAAGAGGATTTATTAGAGGCGAAGTCTCTAACGCTGATGCAGTTGGAGCAAGAAGTGGAACAGCGAAAGCGGATTGAAGAGCGACTCAAAGCCAACGAAATGCGCACCCGGCGCATCATAGAAAGTTCTCATGAAGCCTTCGTCGCAATGGACGCAGGCGGCTTTATCACAGACTGGAATCTTAAAGCCGAGGAAACCTTTGGCTGGACTGCGACCGAGGCGATCGGGCGTAAATTATCAGACTTAATCATTCCGCCAGGGCTCCGTGAAAGACATGAGACGGGCATGCGCAAGTTCATAGCGACCGGCCAGGGCATCGTTTTAGGAAAGCGCCTTGAACTGCTCGCCCTCAATATAAAAGGCGAGAAGATACCGGTAGAAATCACGATTTCCGCCATTTCGGTAAGAGAAAAGTGGCAGTTTTACGCCTTTCTCCATGATATCTCTGAAAGGAAACAGACAGAGCAAAAGCTACGTCATTTAGCTCAATACGACAGCCTCACCAGCCTGCCTAACCGCGCCTTATTCTATGACCGCCTCAATCAAGCCCTCGCGCGCGCCCATCGCAACGAAGCGCAGTTCGCCCTTATGTATTTGGATATCGACCGTTTTAAGTCGATCAATGACACCCACGGCCACGGCGTTGGCGACGAACTGCTGACCGCGTTCAGCAACCGCATTCAACTGATTATCAGAGAATCCGACACGCTGGCCCGCTTAGGGGGAGATGAGTTTGTCATCATCGCCGAGAACATTGGCGACCAAGGCGACGCTGAGCACATCGCCCAGAAAATACTTTGGGCGATGAAGCAGGCGTTTCAACTAAACAAACTGAGTATCCAGGTGGGAACAAGTATTGGCGTCGCGCTACTGCCCGCTCACGACGTGTCGGCGGACGATCTGGTCAGAATGGCGGATAAGGCGTTGTATTCGGCGAAGGAAGCAGGAAGAAACACCTACAAGGTATATGAAGCAGCCACTCAGGCGGCGGAAAAACCTCACCACTAA
- a CDS encoding helix-turn-helix transcriptional regulator encodes MIRSALAMQGQFGKISRVLKSIHGNYAQSLNLTQLAAEAGMSAPTFHSHFKTMMRQSPMQYVKSVRLHQARMLMVRQAMTASAASYAVGYESPSQFNREFKRLFGLPPAEEIKRMKAHFAVPPAQQSADYVSSH; translated from the coding sequence GTGATTCGCTCAGCCCTGGCGATGCAGGGACAGTTTGGCAAGATCAGCCGGGTGCTAAAAAGCATTCATGGTAATTATGCGCAGTCGCTCAATCTGACGCAGCTGGCCGCTGAGGCGGGCATGAGCGCGCCCACCTTTCACAGCCACTTCAAAACCATGATGCGCCAATCCCCCATGCAGTACGTTAAATCCGTACGTCTGCACCAGGCCAGAATGCTGATGGTGCGCCAGGCGATGACCGCGTCAGCGGCGAGTTACGCGGTGGGATATGAAAGCCCCTCGCAATTTAATCGCGAGTTCAAGCGACTGTTCGGCCTGCCGCCTGCCGAAGAAATAAAACGCATGAAAGCCCACTTCGCCGTTCCCCCCGCTCAGCAGTCAGCGGATTACGTGTCGTCTCATTAA
- a CDS encoding SpoIIE family protein phosphatase yields MNSTLLTSHPGYDRLFYQSRPDLAAVGAARECAARFLLGKGVANQTSEDMQLLVAEYFTNVVKHDAQADFIALDKRSGDGFVDLLLLDNGADQSSLFDADRNIEDLLSESPLHESGMGLTLIRSLAPHARYQRILGKDGDFNSYCVRVKLTSAQPRIAVIDDDLTQLHLLQAYLADEYEVTTLEDPREAEKAIIEQPPQLILCDINMPHLNGLDLRKRLAERAATRMIPFIFMSGCAPQQVQSSAAHLSIDGFIEKPMTKQRLQQTVAQVIKRSQDVRNTLNAELDNRVSSLLWSPIPERFSQIRISSGYRVAARGGGDFIFHRDSGDAFTLILGDIMGHGEQAKFFAHAAAGYLHGLCHATPHSASPGQLLNQLSHFVASSPLLARTGLTCLVIQLRPDSRRLTIASAGHPEPWLLTQGDLRPVACGGMMLGLAHNYSYEECELELPEDSIFIGYTDGLTEHGEGAVEDREDAVRMLLAANLKQYPQAPAQTQLDEALRAAGSTLEDDATLLLLRASP; encoded by the coding sequence ATGAACTCCACCCTTTTAACTAGCCATCCCGGTTACGACCGACTGTTCTATCAATCCCGCCCGGATCTCGCCGCCGTGGGCGCGGCGCGGGAATGCGCGGCCCGTTTTCTGCTGGGCAAAGGCGTCGCTAATCAGACCAGTGAGGACATGCAACTGCTGGTGGCGGAGTATTTCACCAATGTGGTGAAACATGACGCCCAGGCGGATTTTATTGCGCTGGATAAACGCAGTGGAGATGGTTTTGTCGATCTGCTGCTACTGGATAATGGCGCGGATCAATCCTCCCTGTTCGACGCAGATCGCAATATCGAGGATTTGTTATCGGAGAGTCCTTTGCATGAGAGCGGCATGGGGCTGACGCTGATTCGCAGTCTGGCGCCCCACGCGCGCTACCAGCGCATCCTCGGCAAAGACGGAGACTTCAACAGCTATTGCGTGCGCGTAAAACTGACCAGCGCGCAACCGCGCATCGCCGTGATCGACGATGACCTGACTCAGCTTCATCTGCTGCAGGCTTATCTGGCGGATGAATACGAAGTGACGACTCTGGAAGATCCCCGCGAGGCCGAAAAGGCGATTATCGAGCAGCCGCCGCAGCTGATTCTCTGCGACATCAACATGCCCCATCTCAACGGTCTGGATTTGCGTAAACGGCTGGCGGAACGCGCGGCCACCCGCATGATTCCGTTCATTTTCATGAGCGGATGCGCGCCCCAGCAAGTGCAAAGCAGCGCCGCGCATTTATCCATTGACGGGTTTATCGAAAAGCCCATGACCAAGCAGCGGTTGCAGCAAACCGTCGCCCAGGTCATCAAGCGCTCTCAGGATGTGAGAAACACCCTTAACGCCGAACTGGACAACCGCGTGTCCTCTCTGCTGTGGTCGCCTATTCCCGAGCGCTTCAGCCAGATACGGATTTCTTCCGGTTACCGCGTCGCCGCCAGAGGCGGAGGCGATTTCATCTTCCATCGCGACAGCGGCGACGCCTTCACCCTGATTCTCGGGGACATCATGGGGCATGGTGAGCAGGCCAAGTTTTTCGCGCATGCAGCGGCGGGTTATCTGCACGGCCTCTGCCACGCCACGCCCCATTCCGCTTCGCCGGGACAGCTGCTTAATCAGCTGTCCCATTTTGTCGCCTCCTCGCCGCTGCTCGCCCGCACCGGGCTGACCTGCCTGGTCATACAACTGCGCCCGGACAGCCGCCGCCTCACCATCGCCTCCGCCGGGCATCCGGAACCCTGGTTGCTGACTCAGGGCGACCTTCGTCCTGTGGCTTGCGGCGGCATGATGCTGGGCCTGGCGCATAATTACTCTTATGAAGAATGTGAACTGGAACTACCGGAAGATTCCATATTCATTGGCTACACTGATGGATTAACAGAGCATGGAGAAGGCGCAGTGGAGGATCGGGAAGACGCCGTCCGCATGCTGCTCGCCGCCAACCTGAAGCAATACCCGCAGGCCCCGGCGCAGACCCAGTTGGACGAAGCCCTGCGCGCCGCCGGCTCCACGCTTGAGGACGATGCGACTCTGTTGCTGCTCAGAGCCAGTCCTTGA
- a CDS encoding substrate-binding domain-containing protein, which yields MMIRRLTLTLAFLLFAADSSAEAMVIAVIGKTKNDSFYISSYNGCQRFAAAYPDVTCIYDGPADFQDPRSQAMVVQKIINQGVDGLLISTTDSEHLVKRALTIAKSKSIPTIMFDSDLLPEHRSYRMAYVGTDNVDFGKALGEYAKKYQRPEGITEFCIQSGHPTTPNLNERIEGVRLALSEANPASFSSETSGWKENSRCPLYSEGKRDTAIFQLEQMITAYKPAPVIIAVAGFAQFSQDYIPRFKKYAPRIASNDVVIISADTEPLQLKALSEGLSTANIGQRPFEMGRLGAELLYRYIKHGETPEKEFYHLDYHYCTPENLESCIVE from the coding sequence ATGATGATCAGGCGCCTTACGCTCACCCTGGCCTTCCTCCTGTTTGCTGCTGACAGCTCGGCGGAGGCTATGGTGATCGCAGTAATCGGAAAAACCAAGAACGACAGTTTTTATATCTCCTCTTACAACGGGTGCCAGCGCTTTGCAGCGGCCTACCCTGACGTCACCTGTATTTATGATGGCCCCGCCGACTTCCAGGACCCCAGATCGCAAGCCATGGTGGTGCAGAAGATTATCAACCAGGGCGTCGATGGGCTGCTGATTTCAACCACGGATTCAGAGCATCTGGTGAAAAGAGCCCTGACCATCGCCAAATCAAAATCCATCCCAACGATTATGTTTGACTCGGATTTGCTGCCGGAGCACCGCAGTTACAGGATGGCTTATGTCGGCACTGATAACGTGGATTTTGGCAAAGCGCTGGGCGAATACGCCAAAAAGTATCAGCGCCCTGAAGGCATCACGGAATTCTGCATCCAAAGCGGCCACCCGACCACGCCAAATCTGAATGAACGTATTGAAGGCGTTCGCCTGGCGTTGAGCGAAGCCAATCCCGCCAGCTTCTCCAGTGAAACCTCGGGCTGGAAGGAAAACAGCCGCTGCCCTCTCTATTCGGAGGGCAAGAGAGATACCGCCATTTTTCAACTGGAGCAAATGATAACGGCGTACAAACCTGCCCCCGTCATTATCGCCGTCGCCGGCTTTGCACAGTTCTCCCAGGACTACATTCCCCGATTCAAGAAATACGCGCCCAGAATAGCCAGCAATGATGTCGTCATCATTTCCGCCGATACCGAGCCGTTACAACTCAAAGCCCTATCCGAAGGGCTGTCTACAGCGAATATTGGGCAAAGACCGTTTGAAATGGGCAGGCTGGGCGCAGAGCTTCTGTACCGCTATATCAAACATGGAGAGACGCCCGAAAAAGAGTTTTATCATCTCGACTACCACTACTGCACGCCGGAGAACCTTGAGTCCTGTATTGTTGAGTAG